Proteins encoded within one genomic window of Corynebacterium aurimucosum:
- a CDS encoding acyltransferase family protein, giving the protein MSPSALPKAAAVKKAKLVKAREEADVVSTGRRGPRRTVPRRPITQSPAPQKTGSEQQNKTSVPGNKVSETSRASKTPAATPGSQPAAAKSPTAATTQKPASTPAPAAHKEKTPKPTKNPAQGEERQKAQHTEAIKAEAPEQTKEPGKGKGKKKKETAGPENEISRALARRSQSVGVLSTKQEKRRSAKRPVAKESTAAAAAPAAATAAAVGAATASATSATAATAPATAPAAASASARSTAAPSTTAPATKPRRRRARLRQVPGLDGLRGLAVLAVVIYHFFGDILPGGYLGVDMFFVLSGFLITSLLVREFNATGRISLKDFWIRRFRRILPAALVVLSICTAIVALIGGDLAVGIRQQFLGTFFFVNNWTQIATSQTYFAPNEVQVFAHYWSLAVEEQFYLIWPLLMFGIFAISRRKPKRLPIAVSLVLAIASAVAMALIFTPGEDPTRVYYGTDTHAFGLLIGAMLSLLLTSTDKDVDADSWPAANKGTLAGAVGALALVAYLAQLVWMGADREFTYRGGLVLTSVLGAAMIWGVVRETGPLTWIFRTRVMRWLGQRSFSLYLWHWPVVMIVHALSDAPSWLLGLLCLPLSCLLAEVTYQFVENPFRRAGFRPTWHAYWSARPSMEEIKDGFGKALWPAVPVIVVLSLLGVGYALVTSEDKSELERELERMAQSNEQTASSAPAQPSETAKPKEKRAIPTGNEISAIGDSVMLAASEALSERFPGISIDAAISRHYSAALPVVQGLKDSGQLRSTVFMGLGTNGATFESQMDELIDIVGSERTLVLVLPYGERDWMGPARAEIIEAATTHDNVYIADWCGVAQENPAMLYDDGVHPLPEGAHLYADALYAALEQYADEEKNLTTVCSS; this is encoded by the coding sequence TTGTCGCCGAGCGCCCTTCCCAAAGCTGCGGCGGTGAAGAAGGCCAAACTCGTCAAAGCCCGCGAGGAGGCTGACGTAGTCTCGACTGGCCGCCGCGGCCCACGACGCACCGTCCCTCGCCGTCCGATCACGCAGAGCCCTGCCCCGCAGAAAACAGGTTCTGAGCAGCAGAACAAGACTTCTGTTCCGGGAAACAAGGTCTCGGAGACCAGCCGTGCCAGCAAGACTCCGGCCGCCACACCAGGTTCCCAGCCCGCTGCGGCAAAGTCCCCTACAGCTGCCACAACACAGAAGCCGGCCTCGACTCCGGCACCGGCTGCACACAAAGAAAAGACTCCCAAGCCTACTAAGAATCCTGCACAGGGCGAAGAGCGCCAAAAAGCCCAGCACACTGAGGCCATCAAGGCCGAGGCACCTGAACAGACCAAAGAACCGGGAAAGGGAAAGGGAAAAAAGAAAAAAGAAACAGCCGGGCCCGAGAATGAGATTTCGCGGGCTCTGGCTCGTCGCTCACAGTCCGTCGGAGTACTGAGCACAAAACAAGAAAAGCGCCGTTCAGCAAAGCGGCCGGTAGCGAAGGAATCCACTGCTGCTGCCGCGGCTCCGGCAGCTGCAACCGCGGCAGCGGTAGGCGCCGCAACGGCAAGCGCGACGTCCGCCACTGCGGCTACGGCCCCCGCCACGGCTCCTGCCGCTGCCAGTGCATCCGCCCGCAGCACAGCCGCCCCGTCTACAACTGCACCTGCAACCAAACCACGCCGTCGACGCGCCCGGCTGCGTCAAGTACCGGGCTTGGATGGTCTGCGTGGTCTCGCGGTGCTCGCCGTAGTGATCTATCACTTCTTCGGGGATATCCTCCCCGGCGGTTACCTCGGCGTGGACATGTTCTTTGTCCTTTCCGGCTTCCTCATTACCTCGCTGCTGGTCCGTGAATTCAACGCGACTGGGCGCATCAGCCTCAAGGATTTTTGGATCCGCCGTTTCCGGCGCATTCTCCCCGCCGCCCTCGTGGTCCTCTCGATATGTACTGCGATTGTGGCCCTCATCGGCGGCGACCTAGCAGTAGGCATCCGCCAGCAATTCTTGGGCACCTTCTTCTTTGTCAACAACTGGACCCAAATCGCCACCAGCCAAACCTACTTTGCGCCAAATGAAGTGCAGGTCTTCGCGCACTATTGGTCCTTGGCCGTCGAGGAACAGTTCTATCTGATTTGGCCCCTGCTGATGTTTGGCATCTTTGCCATTTCCCGCCGCAAGCCCAAGCGTCTGCCCATCGCGGTATCGCTTGTCCTCGCGATTGCTTCGGCCGTCGCGATGGCGCTCATCTTCACCCCGGGCGAGGATCCCACCCGTGTGTACTACGGAACCGATACCCATGCCTTCGGTCTCCTCATTGGCGCAATGTTGTCCCTGCTTTTGACCTCCACCGACAAGGACGTCGACGCCGACTCTTGGCCGGCAGCAAACAAGGGCACTCTTGCCGGTGCCGTTGGTGCTCTCGCACTAGTTGCTTACCTTGCCCAACTGGTATGGATGGGCGCGGACCGCGAATTCACCTACCGCGGTGGTTTGGTCCTCACCAGTGTGCTCGGCGCGGCGATGATTTGGGGAGTGGTGCGGGAAACCGGCCCCCTCACCTGGATTTTCCGCACTCGCGTGATGCGCTGGCTGGGACAGCGTTCCTTCTCTTTGTACCTCTGGCACTGGCCGGTGGTCATGATTGTCCACGCGCTGTCCGATGCCCCTTCGTGGCTCCTGGGTCTCCTTTGCCTTCCGCTGAGCTGCTTGCTGGCAGAGGTGACCTACCAGTTTGTAGAAAACCCCTTCCGCCGCGCCGGATTCCGCCCCACGTGGCATGCCTATTGGTCGGCACGCCCCAGCATGGAGGAGATTAAGGATGGCTTTGGCAAGGCACTGTGGCCTGCAGTCCCCGTCATCGTCGTGCTATCTCTGCTCGGTGTGGGCTATGCCCTGGTGACCTCGGAGGATAAGAGCGAACTAGAGCGCGAGCTTGAGCGCATGGCACAGTCCAACGAGCAGACTGCTAGCTCCGCTCCGGCACAGCCCTCGGAGACTGCAAAGCCGAAGGAGAAGCGCGCGATACCCACTGGCAACGAAATCAGTGCGATCGGTGATTCTGTCATGCTTGCTGCTTCCGAAGCACTTAGTGAGCGTTTCCCGGGTATCAGTATCGACGCTGCTATCTCCCGCCACTATTCGGCAGCCCTGCCCGTGGTTCAGGGGCTGAAGGATTCCGGGCAGTTGCGCTCCACCGTATTTATGGGCTTGGGCACCAACGGAGCTACGTTTGAGAGCCAAATGGACGAGCTCATCGACATCGTTGGCTCCGAGCGCACACTGGTCCTCGTGTTGCCTTACGGTGAGCGCGATTGGATGGGGCCGGCGCGCGCCGAAATCATCGAGGCCGCAACGACGCACGACAACGTCTATATCGCAGACTGGTGCGGAGTAGCGCAGGAGAATCCTGCCATGCTTTACGACGACGGTGTCCACCCGCTACCCGAAGGCGCGCACCTGTACGCGGATGCTCTGTACGCTGCCCTCGAGCAGTACGCAGACGAGGAGAAGAACCTCACTACAGTGTGCTCCAGCTAA
- a CDS encoding HAD family hydrolase, whose amino-acid sequence MTFLLPQLVALDMDGTLLDANGQLPADFAELQELAAHRGCELVPASGRQLATLKQMFPQGETFIAENGSVVMRGGEIIATFPLSEATVHSAREASAAMDVEHTVVLCSPETAYVARDASDAARAEISKYYKAVTWVEDLDAVPDSNIIKIAIFCESGSEAHIYAPIVDAVPEDNVAVSGKVWLDVMARGVDKGAALVKLAELANVPITATVAFGDYLNDLEMLRAAGTAVAMENAHPQLKDLADIIAPPNTDNGVSTVLRQLLRT is encoded by the coding sequence GTGACTTTCTTGCTCCCACAACTTGTTGCTCTTGACATGGACGGCACGCTGCTCGATGCAAACGGCCAACTACCTGCGGACTTCGCGGAGCTGCAGGAGCTTGCCGCTCACCGTGGCTGCGAGCTAGTTCCGGCTTCAGGGCGCCAACTGGCAACACTCAAGCAGATGTTCCCGCAAGGCGAAACCTTCATCGCTGAAAATGGCTCGGTGGTCATGCGTGGTGGTGAGATCATTGCGACCTTCCCGCTCTCGGAAGCGACCGTACACTCAGCACGCGAGGCCTCAGCGGCCATGGATGTGGAGCACACCGTGGTGCTGTGCTCACCTGAAACCGCCTATGTCGCGCGGGATGCTTCCGATGCAGCCCGCGCAGAGATCTCCAAGTACTACAAGGCGGTCACGTGGGTCGAAGACCTAGACGCCGTCCCCGATAGCAACATCATCAAGATCGCCATCTTCTGCGAATCCGGTTCAGAGGCACACATCTACGCCCCCATCGTCGATGCTGTCCCGGAGGACAACGTGGCGGTATCGGGCAAGGTCTGGCTCGATGTCATGGCTCGCGGCGTGGATAAAGGTGCAGCCTTGGTCAAGCTCGCTGAACTCGCCAACGTACCCATCACCGCCACCGTGGCCTTCGGTGACTACCTCAATGATCTCGAAATGCTGCGCGCTGCCGGGACAGCCGTCGCGATGGAGAACGCACATCCGCAGCTGAAAGACCTAGCGGACATCATTGCCCCTCCCAATACTGACAACGGCGTCAGCACCGTGCTTCGCCAGCTTTTGCGCACCTAA
- a CDS encoding enoyl-CoA hydratase/isomerase family protein, which produces MTMTDPVLVSVRNRTGVLELNRPKALNSLNPEMIDIIRRSLEAWAQDDEIEQVLIHSNSPKAFCAGGDVRHAREGIAEGQLEEVDAFFASEYLTNGDIAEFPKPYIAVIDGVVMGGGLGISMHGSHRVVTEKAFASMPEMNIGYVTDVGVAYAAQRMVGTRGVASPGLAKFWGLSGYRMYAADMLWTGVATHVVKDAAELIEAAIERGIDAALEDLALPAPQQPAPLEQVAKDLEETFALPTWEEISAELDKHPNIAGEVRRLMAAACPAAIVAANELYEAEAAVDDIREALLLELKLGMHMYRRPDFSEGVRAVLVDKTQDAAFNPATTEEVDAEEFRAVLNS; this is translated from the coding sequence ATGACTATGACTGATCCAGTACTCGTTTCCGTCCGCAACCGTACCGGAGTCCTTGAACTCAATCGGCCGAAAGCTCTGAACTCTTTGAACCCGGAGATGATTGACATCATCCGCCGCTCCCTCGAAGCGTGGGCGCAGGATGACGAGATTGAGCAAGTCCTGATTCATTCCAACAGCCCCAAAGCTTTTTGCGCCGGTGGCGATGTGCGCCACGCACGGGAGGGAATCGCGGAAGGACAGTTGGAGGAAGTCGATGCCTTCTTCGCCAGCGAGTACCTCACTAACGGTGATATCGCCGAGTTCCCGAAGCCCTATATTGCCGTCATCGACGGGGTTGTGATGGGTGGTGGATTGGGTATCTCCATGCATGGTTCGCACCGCGTGGTAACTGAGAAGGCCTTCGCGTCGATGCCGGAGATGAATATCGGCTACGTCACGGACGTGGGAGTGGCCTATGCAGCGCAGCGCATGGTGGGCACACGCGGAGTAGCTTCGCCGGGCTTGGCAAAATTCTGGGGGCTCAGCGGCTACCGCATGTATGCTGCGGACATGCTGTGGACGGGTGTCGCAACCCACGTGGTTAAGGATGCCGCTGAGTTGATTGAGGCAGCTATCGAGCGGGGCATCGACGCCGCACTGGAGGATCTAGCTTTGCCGGCACCACAACAGCCGGCGCCGTTGGAGCAGGTAGCCAAAGACTTGGAGGAGACCTTCGCGCTGCCGACGTGGGAGGAGATTTCTGCAGAGCTCGACAAGCACCCGAACATTGCCGGCGAAGTACGCCGCCTCATGGCCGCCGCCTGCCCAGCCGCCATCGTTGCGGCCAATGAGCTTTATGAGGCGGAGGCTGCAGTCGACGATATCCGCGAGGCCCTCTTGCTGGAGCTCAAGCTGGGCATGCACATGTACCGCCGCCCCGATTTTTCCGAAGGCGTGCGCGCGGTGCTCGTGGACAAGACCCAGGATGCTGCTTTTAACCCAGCGACCACCGAGGAGGTTGACGCCGAAGAATTCCGCGCAGTGTTGAACTCCTAG
- a CDS encoding DUF6882 domain-containing protein, whose amino-acid sequence MDSAQNLYSAGAFIQAGIDATFTSRLGDVRDVEVNFTPAAPAPEARQAAQPDQDQRAVVRFSTDSGSYDFDGLRLATIQDGQLHWATGLTEQASQPQFHGPQPDSALLRGLARRLVGDRPVLRVPQGEGEALVAVDFTELPPDPRVSILAGLERSGDVEGGVDERLATSELASYLGVAPVAAEGLARFHGTRIAALPHPSGQAGLSARDVLADAHFLATEHNFFLEARFPNLSADLDPGTSRTVVNSDYGSLTVPAHLIATLDASTDTFTWAWADELSSSMSAQAAANLRRFGYDNALPELIRARVSIPEARSVRLPQLAMPVLGLWTLLPVQLPDGRQGLALSDAPAFHLPAPTPAATQATLNVAVPEGVDEHRARAAYQQARGL is encoded by the coding sequence ATGGATTCCGCCCAGAACCTGTACTCCGCAGGCGCTTTTATCCAAGCCGGCATCGACGCCACGTTTACGTCCCGCTTGGGCGACGTGCGCGACGTCGAAGTGAACTTCACGCCCGCTGCCCCCGCCCCCGAAGCCCGACAAGCAGCGCAGCCAGACCAAGACCAGCGCGCGGTGGTGCGCTTTAGTACTGATTCAGGGAGCTATGACTTCGATGGGCTGCGTCTAGCCACCATCCAGGATGGACAACTGCACTGGGCCACGGGTTTGACGGAACAAGCGTCCCAACCTCAGTTCCACGGACCACAGCCCGATTCCGCCCTGCTTCGCGGCTTAGCACGGCGGTTGGTGGGTGACCGGCCCGTTCTCCGCGTCCCACAGGGTGAGGGCGAAGCACTCGTCGCCGTCGATTTCACGGAGCTCCCCCCGGATCCCCGTGTTAGCATCCTGGCCGGGCTCGAACGCTCGGGGGATGTCGAAGGGGGCGTCGACGAGCGCCTTGCTACCTCTGAGCTCGCCTCCTATCTAGGCGTGGCACCGGTGGCAGCAGAAGGCCTCGCGCGCTTCCACGGCACTCGGATCGCGGCCCTTCCCCACCCCTCAGGCCAGGCCGGGCTTAGCGCACGCGATGTATTGGCTGACGCCCACTTTCTTGCCACCGAGCATAATTTCTTCTTGGAGGCCCGCTTCCCCAACCTGTCTGCGGACCTCGACCCTGGCACGTCTCGCACCGTGGTCAACTCTGATTATGGTTCGCTCACGGTTCCCGCCCACCTCATTGCTACTCTCGACGCATCCACGGACACGTTCACCTGGGCATGGGCGGACGAGCTATCTAGTTCCATGTCCGCCCAAGCAGCGGCGAACCTGCGCCGCTTCGGCTATGACAATGCTCTCCCCGAGCTGATTCGCGCCCGTGTGTCGATCCCCGAAGCGCGCTCGGTGCGCCTGCCGCAGTTAGCCATGCCGGTCTTGGGGCTGTGGACCCTATTGCCTGTGCAGCTGCCCGATGGTCGCCAGGGGCTGGCGCTTAGCGACGCCCCCGCGTTCCACCTGCCTGCGCCGACTCCAGCCGCCACGCAGGCCACCCTTAACGTTGCCGTTCCTGAAGGAGTGGATGAACACCGGGCGCGCGCCGCCTATCAGCAGGCCCGCGGCCTATAA
- a CDS encoding glycosyltransferase family 4 protein, with protein sequence MRIAIVTEVFLPKIDGVVTRLTRTLDQLAAIGHEVRIFATGKAPDSYAGFEVTRIPSLSLWVYPEIKFGLPSWKFFKEIRDFDPDVIHAVNPIWTAALGVFAAQRDAVPLVASFHTNVPEYVDALGIGWTRPLTEAALKYLHNQAAVNLCTSGPMVDKARTMGIRNVQLWPKAVDTQTYHPDRATAQMRERLTGGNPDTPLVTYIGRVSKEKDLERLDHVMQLVRAQLSDARLAINGDGPALEELKASFDPAHTVFTGYLSGEELAAAFAVGDVFLFPSATETLGLVALESFASGVPVVGTNAGGIPFVIEEGVTGHLIAPDADDEAWARATVGLLEDPARRETMGAAARREAEKYSWVESTQALLHAYEEAIEHPFRRDEKRVKEH encoded by the coding sequence GTGCGCATCGCTATCGTTACTGAGGTCTTCCTGCCCAAGATCGACGGCGTGGTCACGCGCCTGACGCGCACGCTGGACCAGTTGGCCGCGATAGGCCACGAGGTCCGGATTTTTGCCACGGGCAAGGCTCCTGACTCCTATGCCGGCTTCGAGGTCACCCGCATCCCCAGTCTGTCGCTGTGGGTCTACCCGGAGATCAAGTTTGGCCTGCCTTCGTGGAAATTCTTCAAGGAGATCCGAGATTTCGATCCCGATGTCATCCACGCGGTCAACCCCATTTGGACTGCAGCCCTCGGCGTCTTCGCCGCGCAGCGCGATGCCGTGCCGCTGGTGGCGAGCTTCCACACCAACGTGCCTGAATACGTCGATGCGCTGGGCATCGGATGGACCCGCCCGCTGACTGAGGCCGCTCTGAAGTACCTGCACAACCAGGCGGCGGTGAACCTGTGTACTTCTGGCCCCATGGTGGATAAGGCTCGGACGATGGGGATCCGCAACGTGCAGTTGTGGCCCAAGGCGGTGGACACGCAGACCTATCACCCTGACCGCGCCACAGCACAGATGCGCGAGCGCCTCACCGGTGGTAACCCGGATACCCCGCTGGTGACCTATATCGGCCGAGTGTCCAAAGAGAAGGACTTGGAGCGCCTCGACCACGTGATGCAGTTAGTGCGGGCACAGCTTAGCGACGCCCGCCTGGCCATCAATGGCGATGGTCCCGCTTTGGAGGAGCTCAAGGCTAGCTTCGATCCTGCACACACAGTGTTCACCGGCTACCTGTCTGGCGAGGAGCTCGCCGCTGCATTCGCCGTGGGGGATGTCTTCCTCTTCCCCTCCGCCACGGAGACCCTGGGGCTGGTAGCACTCGAGTCCTTCGCCTCGGGCGTGCCGGTCGTCGGCACGAATGCCGGTGGTATCCCCTTCGTCATTGAGGAAGGCGTGACCGGTCACCTCATCGCGCCGGACGCCGATGATGAGGCGTGGGCGCGCGCCACGGTCGGACTCCTCGAAGACCCTGCCCGCAGGGAGACGATGGGCGCTGCCGCCCGCCGCGAGGCTGAAAAGTATTCCTGGGTAGAATCCACCCAAGCCCTCCTCCACGCCTACGAGGAGGCTATCGAGCACCCTTTCCGCAGGGATGAGAAACGAGTCAAGGAGCACTAA
- a CDS encoding NAD-dependent epimerase/dehydratase family protein → MKVAILGGDGFCGWPASLYLSDQGHDVIIVDNLSRRAIDKELGAESLTPIASIEERLAAWTEVSGKTIGFRNLDVAQDYDGLLDFLNTERPDAVVHFAEQRAAPYSMKNSRTKRYTVDNNINATHNLLAAIVESEQDIHVAHLGTMGVYGYGTAGMKIPEGYLDVQVDAGENGVVKQQILYPSNPGSVYHMTKVLDQHLFAYYAKNDELRITDLHQGIIWGTHTEQTQKDERLINRFDYDGDYGTVLNRFLIQAGIGYPLTVHGTGGQTRAFIHIRDMVRCIELALENPPARGERVKIINQMTETHRVRDLAELLAKISGAEVAYVPNPRKESAENELHVTNDTFLELGLEPTTLSEGLLHEVEEVARKYADRADRSKIPAQSLWTRQQHAGVPSTEA, encoded by the coding sequence ATGAAGGTAGCGATTCTCGGCGGAGACGGCTTCTGCGGTTGGCCTGCTTCCCTCTATCTCTCCGACCAAGGCCACGATGTCATCATCGTGGATAACCTCTCCCGGCGCGCCATCGATAAGGAGTTGGGCGCGGAATCCTTAACACCCATCGCCTCCATTGAGGAGCGCCTGGCTGCGTGGACCGAGGTCTCCGGCAAGACCATCGGCTTCCGCAACCTCGACGTGGCCCAGGACTACGACGGCTTGTTGGATTTCCTGAATACCGAGCGCCCAGATGCTGTGGTGCACTTTGCTGAGCAACGTGCCGCCCCCTATTCCATGAAGAACTCGCGCACCAAGCGCTACACGGTGGATAACAACATCAACGCCACCCACAACTTGCTCGCCGCCATTGTCGAGTCTGAGCAGGATATCCACGTCGCCCACTTGGGCACCATGGGTGTCTACGGTTACGGCACCGCCGGCATGAAGATCCCGGAGGGCTACCTGGATGTACAGGTGGATGCGGGGGAGAATGGCGTCGTCAAGCAGCAAATCCTCTACCCCTCCAACCCGGGCTCGGTCTACCACATGACGAAGGTGCTGGACCAGCACCTGTTTGCCTACTACGCCAAGAACGATGAGCTGCGCATCACCGACCTACACCAGGGCATCATCTGGGGCACGCACACTGAGCAGACCCAGAAAGATGAGCGCCTGATCAACCGCTTTGATTATGACGGTGACTACGGCACGGTGCTCAACCGCTTCCTCATTCAGGCCGGTATTGGTTATCCGCTGACCGTGCACGGTACCGGCGGACAAACCCGCGCCTTTATTCACATCCGTGACATGGTGCGCTGCATCGAGCTAGCGCTGGAGAACCCTCCGGCACGCGGCGAGCGCGTCAAGATCATCAACCAGATGACCGAAACCCACCGTGTGCGTGACCTGGCAGAGTTGCTGGCGAAGATTTCTGGTGCGGAAGTGGCTTATGTGCCGAACCCGCGCAAGGAATCCGCGGAGAATGAACTCCACGTCACCAACGACACCTTCCTCGAACTAGGACTGGAGCCGACCACCTTGTCGGAGGGGTTGCTCCATGAGGTCGAGGAGGTTGCGCGTAAGTACGCCGACCGCGCGGACCGCTCCAAGATTCCGGCGCAGTCGCTGTGGACGCGCCAGCAGCACGCCGGCGTTCCTTCCACGGAGGCTTAA
- a CDS encoding gamma carbonic anhydrase family protein produces the protein MLILPFQGQTPRIHRSAWIAPNATIIGDVTIGPDSSVFYGSVLRGDVGSIHLGARVNIQDNCVIHVESSKPCVLEDDVTVGHMTMLHGTHVGAGTLVGMKASLLSGSTVGPGSLIAAGAVVLEGQDIPAGTLAAGVPAKVRRELSPEESAAFIPHAARYVDIAQKQALLGEALPLDEVLYD, from the coding sequence ATGCTTATTCTCCCCTTCCAAGGGCAGACTCCCCGCATCCACCGCAGCGCCTGGATTGCCCCGAATGCCACCATCATCGGTGACGTCACCATCGGGCCAGATTCTTCTGTGTTCTATGGAAGCGTGCTGCGCGGGGACGTCGGTTCCATCCACCTTGGGGCGCGCGTCAATATCCAGGACAACTGCGTCATCCACGTTGAATCCAGTAAGCCTTGTGTGCTGGAGGATGACGTCACCGTAGGACACATGACCATGCTCCATGGCACGCACGTGGGCGCGGGCACGCTCGTTGGCATGAAGGCCTCCCTACTCTCCGGCTCTACCGTGGGCCCAGGTTCTCTCATCGCTGCCGGCGCTGTGGTGCTCGAAGGCCAGGATATTCCCGCCGGCACCCTAGCTGCTGGGGTGCCCGCCAAGGTGCGCCGCGAGTTGAGCCCTGAGGAATCCGCCGCCTTCATCCCGCACGCCGCGCGCTACGTCGACATTGCTCAGAAGCAGGCGCTGCTTGGCGAAGCCCTCCCCCTCGACGAAGTCCTCTACGACTAG
- a CDS encoding patatin-like phospholipase family protein, translating to MIDAKDTALVIEGGGMRNSYTAACIVKLLQEEVEFGWVGGVSAGSSHTVNFLSRDVSRSEESFVDFAKNPSFGGLGSLLRGSGYFNAEFIYEKAADQDMPFDWETFQAHPSQMCISAARADTGESVYWGREDIKTQDDLMVRVRASSTLPLIMPMRVIDGVPYVDGAMGESGGILIEQAEKAGFEKFLFLGSKPRGYVRPEVGRPAALRRVFRKYPAVAEAMIARPPRYNASKELLLELEKKGRAQLFFPEDMQVASTERSVTKLRANYEAGRAQTYAEWPAWKEFLGS from the coding sequence GTGATTGACGCGAAAGATACAGCACTCGTCATTGAAGGCGGCGGCATGCGCAATTCCTATACCGCCGCGTGCATCGTCAAGCTTCTGCAGGAGGAGGTGGAATTCGGCTGGGTTGGAGGCGTTTCCGCGGGCTCCTCGCACACCGTGAACTTCCTCTCCCGCGATGTGAGTCGCTCGGAGGAATCCTTCGTAGACTTTGCCAAGAACCCCAGCTTCGGTGGCCTAGGTTCGCTGCTGCGCGGTAGCGGCTACTTCAACGCGGAGTTCATCTACGAGAAAGCCGCGGACCAAGACATGCCTTTTGACTGGGAAACATTTCAGGCCCACCCGTCACAGATGTGCATTTCCGCCGCCCGTGCCGATACCGGGGAGAGCGTGTACTGGGGGCGCGAAGACATAAAGACCCAAGACGACCTGATGGTGCGTGTTCGCGCCTCTTCAACGTTGCCGCTGATCATGCCGATGCGCGTCATCGATGGCGTGCCTTATGTCGACGGTGCGATGGGCGAGTCCGGTGGCATCCTCATCGAGCAAGCGGAGAAGGCCGGGTTCGAGAAGTTTCTTTTCCTCGGTTCGAAACCGCGTGGGTACGTGCGCCCGGAAGTGGGGCGGCCGGCGGCGCTGCGGCGGGTCTTCCGGAAGTACCCGGCTGTGGCGGAGGCGATGATTGCGCGCCCACCACGCTATAACGCCTCCAAGGAGCTACTCCTGGAACTGGAGAAAAAGGGGCGCGCTCAGCTTTTCTTTCCGGAGGATATGCAGGTGGCTTCGACCGAGCGCTCGGTGACTAAGCTGCGTGCGAACTATGAAGCCGGGCGCGCTCAGACCTATGCGGAGTGGCCGGCGTGGAAGGAATTCCTCGGCAGCTAA